Below is a window of Nocardioides sp. S-1144 DNA.
CATCCCGATGGCCTGCGAGCCGCCGTCCCAGTCGCCGTCCTCCATGGGGTGCCCGTCGAGGTGCAGCCAGACGATGTCGTTGAGCCGGTCCTCACCGGCCTCCCCGATGCGCACGGTGGTCCCGGTGAAGAACCGCTTGCGGCGGAACGTCGGGTGCGAGTGCCGCAGCTGGATCACCGCGGCGGTGAACTCCATCAGCGGCCGGTCGATGTTGACCCAGTCCATCCAGGCGATCTCGGAGTCCTGGGCGTAGGTGTTGTTGTTGCCGTGCTGGGTGCGACCGAGCTCGTCGCCGTGCAGCAGCATCGGGACCCCCTGGCTGAGGAGCAGCGTGGCCAGCAGGTTGCGCTGGGCCCGCGAGCGCAGCGCGAGGATCTCCGGGTCGTCGGTGGGGCCCTCGGCCCCGTGGTTGTAGGAGCGGTTGTGGCTCTCGCCGTCGCGGCTGTCCTCGCCGTTGGCCTCGTTGTGCTTCTCGTTGTAGGAGACCAGGTCGCGCATCGTGAAGCCGTCGTGGGCGGTGACGAAGTTGATGCTGGCCACCGGACGCCGTCCGGAGTGCTCGTAGAGGTCGGAGGAGCCGGCCACGCGCGAGGCGAACTCGCCCAGCGCCGGCTCACCGCGCCAGAAGTCACGGACGACGTCGCGGTAGGCGCCGTTCCACTCGGTCCACTGCGGCGGGAAGCCGCCGACCTGGTAGCCGCCGGGGCCGATGTCCCAGGGCTCGGCGATGAGCTTGACCTGGGAGACCACCGGGTCCTGCTGGACGAGCTCGAAGAACGTCGCGAGCCGGTCGACCTCGTAGAACTCCCGGGCCAGGGTGGAGGCGAGGTCGAAGCGGAAGCCGTCGACGTGCATCTCGGTGACCCAGTAGCGCAGGGAGTCCATGATCAGCTGCAGCGCGTGCGGGTGGCCGACGTTGAGGGAGTTCCCGGTACCGGTGTAGTCCATGTAGAACTTCTGGTCGTCCTCGACCGTGCGGTAGTAGGCCTGGTTGTCGATGCCGCGCATGCTCAGCGTCGGACCGAGGTGGTTGCCCTCGGCGGTGTGGTTGTAGACGACGTCGAGGATGACCTCGATGCCGGCGGCGTGCATCGCCTTGACCATGCCCTTGAACTCCTGGACCTGCTGGCCCAGCTGCCCGGGCCCGCCGGTGGCGGCGTAGTCGGCGTGCGGCGCGAGGAAGGCCAGGGTGTTGTAGCCCCAGTAGTTGCGCAGGCCCTTGTCGAGCAGGGTGCTGTCCTGGATGAACTGGTGCACCGGCATCAGCTCGATCGCGGTGATGCCGAGGTGCTTGAGGTGCTCGGTGATGGCGGGGTGGGCCAGGCCGGCGTAGGTGCCGCGCAGCTCCTCGGGGACGTCGGGGTGCTGCATCGTCATCCCCTTGACGTGCGCCTCGTAGATGACCGACTCGTTGTAGGGGATGTTGAGCAGCCGGTCACCCTCCCAGTCGAAGAAGGGGTTGATCACGACGCCGTGCGTCATGTGCCCGGCGGAGTCCTCGTCGTTGCGGGAGTCCTCGTCGCCAAAGGTGTAGCCGAACAGGCTCTGGTCCCAGTCGATCTCGCCCGCGGTCGCCTTGGCGTAGGGGTCGAGGAGCAGCTTGTTGGGGTTGCAGCGCAGGCCCCGCTCGGGGTCGTAGGGGCCGTGCACGCGGTAGCCGTAGCGCTGACCGGGCTGGACCTGCGGCAGGTAGCAGTGCCACACGAAGGCGTCGACCTCGGTGAGCGGGACCCGCGTCTCCGCGCCGTCGGCGTCGAAGAGGCACAGCTCGACCTGCTCGGCGACCTCGCTGAACAGGGCGAAGTTGGTGCCGGTGCCGTCGAACGTGGCCCCCAGCGGGTAGGGATGTCCGGGCCAGATCGGACCGTCGATGACGTCGATCGGCGTCGTCGGGTGCTCGCTCACGGTGCCTCCATTGGTGTTTGGAACGATCCAAGCACACCCGACCGGTTCTCCGGGATCCTCCCGAGGGGTGCCCGCGTCAGGTAGAACATGCCTGTGACCGCATCCTTCCCCACCCCCGGCGACTCGATCGGCCGCTTCCGGGTGATCGCCCAGCTCGGGGCCGGCGGCATGGGTGTCGTCTACGACGCGCTGGAGGTCAACCTCGAGCGCCGGGTGGCCCTGAAGGTGATCTCCCCGCAGCTCGCCGGCGACCCCGAGTTCCGCGCGCGCTTCGCCAGCGAGGCGCGGGCCCTGGCCTCCCTCGACTCGCCCCACGTCGTGCAGGTCTACGCCCACGGCGAGGAGGACGGCTACCTCTACATCGCCACGCAGCTGATCCCCGACGGCGACCTGGGCCAGATGCTCACCCGCTGGGGCCCGGCGCCGCTCGGCAAGGCGCTCGAGCTGATCGAGCAGGTCGCCAGCGGGCTCCACGACGCCCACACCGCGGGCTTCGTGCACCGCGACATCAAGCCGGGCAACGTCCTGGTCCGCCGTCGCGGGCCCGACACCGTCCAGGCCTACCTCGGCGACTTCGGCATCGCCCGCCGCGTCGACGCGGAGGTCACCCGGATCGGCAGCGTGGTGGCCGGCACCCCGTCCTACATGGCGCCCGAGCTGCACTCCGGCGCGCAGGCCGGCGTCTCGACCGACATCTACTCCCTCGGGTGCCTGCTCTGGGTCGCGCTCACCGGCCAGCCGCCGTACTCCGGCGTGACGGAGTTCGAGATCGCCGGCGCCCACATGACCAGCCCGGTGCCCCAGCTGCCCACGGTCTCGCCGATGACCGAGGCCCTCAACCGCGCGCTGCGGGTCTCGATGGCTAAGGAGCCGGGGCACCGCTACCGCTCCGCGCTGGCCCTGCGCGACGACCTGCGCGAGTGCCTGCGGATGACCGACGACCCGGCGTACGGGGTGCACGCGGCGACGCTCAGCGGGTCCGCCCCCACGCAGACCGGCGGCGGTGCGCCGCACCGGACGCCGACGCCGTCGGTGCCGCCGTCGTCCTCCCCTCACCAGCAGGGCCAGCCCGGGCAGCACGGGACCCCCCGTCACCTCGCGGCCTCGGCGCCGACCGGGCCGCCGCCGTCCGGCCCGCCCGGCGCCCACGGCGCCCCGCCGCGCTCCTCGGGTGGGTCCTCGCGCGGGTCGCGGCGCGGGCTGTGGATCGGGCTCTCGGCGGCCGCCGTGGCGATCATCGTCGGCGGTGGCGCCGCGATCGTCGCCGGCACCGGGGGTGACGGCGGCAACGGCGGGAACGGCGGCAACGGTGGCACCGGTGGCACCGGCGGCGGGGGGACCGAGGCGGGCGGTCGCTCGGCCGAGTCCCAGGAGTTCCTCGACTCCGAGGCCGACGCCATCCTGCTCGCCGCCGAGAAGGACATGCGGGTGCTGGACTCGGTGCGGATGTCCGGCACCGTCGACCAGGACGGGCAGCCCGGCGGCGTCGAGATGACGATCACCTCGGCCGGCAACTGCGACGGCGAGCTGAGCATCGGCGACGGCGCCGCCCAGCTCCGGCGCATCGACGGGGAGGCCTGGCTGCGGCCCGACCGCGCCTTCCTCGAGGCGAGCAACACCGACGGCTCGGTCGACGTCGACCTCTTCATGACCCTGATCGGCGACAAGTGGCTCAAGGCCGACGCGGCGCAGTCCGAGGACTTCGCCGACCTGTGCGACCTCGACGAGCTGCTCGAGGGCGACGGTGGCACCAGCGAGGGCGAGGCCACCAAGGGCGAGGTCACCGAGATCGACGGCCAGGAGGTCGTGGCGATCACCACCGCCGACGGCTCCGACACCACGGTCGCGCAGGTGCGGCTCGAGGCGCCGCACTACGTGCTCCGCCTCGAGAACGACGCCGACAACGGCCGCTTCGACCTCAGCGGCTTCGACGAGCCCTTCACCGCCCAGGCCCCGCCGGCCGACGAGGTCATCGACCCGAACGACTTCACGGGCTAGCGTCGGTTACCGCCTGGTAGCCACCGCAGTACGATCGCCGGCATGAAGCGCGAGATCTACGGCGAGGACCACGAGGCGTTCCGCGCCTCGGTCAAGGAGTTCCTCGACCGGTCGGTGGTGCCCCACGTCGAGCAGCACGCCGCCGACAAGGCGCTGCCGCGGGAGTTCTGGACCGCGGCCGGCGCCCAGGGCTTCCTCGGCCTCGAGATCCCCGACCAGTACGGCGGCTCGCGCGACCTGGCCGAGGGTGACTACCGGTTCAACGCCGTGCTCCTGGAGGAGCTGTCCAAGGTCAACGCGGCGCTCGGGTCGTGCGTCGGCATCCACGCCGACATCGTGGCGCCCTACCTCGTGGAGCTCACCACCGAGGAGCAGCGGGCGCGGTGGCTGCCGGGGGTCGCCTCCGGCGAGATCCTGACCGCCATCGGCATGACCGAGCCCAGCGGTGGCTCCGACCTCGCCGCGCTCCGGTCGAGCGCCGTGCGCGACGGCGACGACTGGGTGGTCAACGGCTCGAAGACCTTCATCACCAACGGCTACTCCGCCGACCTCGTCGTCACGGCCGTGCGCACCTCACCGGAGAAGAAGGCCAAGGGCATCACGCTCTTCGCGGTCCCGACCGACGCCGAGGGCTTCAGCCGCGGCCGCAAGCTCGACAAGGTCGGCCAGGACGAGTCCGACACCGCGGAGCTCTTCCTCGACGACGTCCGGCTCACCGACGACGACATCGTGGGCGAGCTCGACCTCGGCTTCGTGCACATGATGCAGAACCTCCCGCAGGAGCGGCTCGGCTGCGCGATCTCGAACCTCGCCCACGCCCGGCAGATCCTCGGCGAGACGCTCGTCTACGCCCAGGAGCGGGCGGCGTTCGGCGCCGCCATCGGCACCTTCCAGCACAACAAGTTCCTGCTCGCCGAGCTCTTCACCCAGGTCGACGTCACCCAGGCCTACGTCGACGCCTGCGTCGTCGCGCACGCCAAGCAGGAGCTCACCCCGGTCGACGCCGCGAAGGCCAAGTGGTGGACCTCGCAGGTGCAGAACGACATCCTCGACCACTGCGTGCAGCTGCACGGCGGCTACGGCTACATGAACGAGTACCGCGTGGCGCGGGCCTGGCGCGACGCCCGTGTCTCGAAGATCTGGGCGGGGTCGAACGAGATCATGAAGGAGCTCATCGGCCGGGACCTCGGCCTGTGAGCGCGCCCGTGGACCAGTCGGCGACCGTGCGTCCCCTCACCGCCGCCGACCTCGACTGGGCCGTCGAGGCGGCCGCCGCCCGCCGGGCCGCGCTGGCCCCGCACGCCCCGCGCTTCTGGCGTCCGGCGGCCGACGCGACCGAGCGGCACCGCGCCTTCCTGGCCCACCTGGTCGACGACGCCGCCGCGCTCACCCTGCGCACCGACCACGGCTACGTCGTCGCCGTGCCCGGCGAGCGGCGCCGCGTCGTCGACGACCTGGTCGTCTCCGCGCCGGCGTGGGAGACCGAGGGCAGCGCCCTGCTCACCGCCGTCCTGGACGCCGGCCAGCCGGTCC
It encodes the following:
- the glgX gene encoding glycogen debranching protein GlgX, whose product is MSEHPTTPIDVIDGPIWPGHPYPLGATFDGTGTNFALFSEVAEQVELCLFDADGAETRVPLTEVDAFVWHCYLPQVQPGQRYGYRVHGPYDPERGLRCNPNKLLLDPYAKATAGEIDWDQSLFGYTFGDEDSRNDEDSAGHMTHGVVINPFFDWEGDRLLNIPYNESVIYEAHVKGMTMQHPDVPEELRGTYAGLAHPAITEHLKHLGITAIELMPVHQFIQDSTLLDKGLRNYWGYNTLAFLAPHADYAATGGPGQLGQQVQEFKGMVKAMHAAGIEVILDVVYNHTAEGNHLGPTLSMRGIDNQAYYRTVEDDQKFYMDYTGTGNSLNVGHPHALQLIMDSLRYWVTEMHVDGFRFDLASTLAREFYEVDRLATFFELVQQDPVVSQVKLIAEPWDIGPGGYQVGGFPPQWTEWNGAYRDVVRDFWRGEPALGEFASRVAGSSDLYEHSGRRPVASINFVTAHDGFTMRDLVSYNEKHNEANGEDSRDGESHNRSYNHGAEGPTDDPEILALRSRAQRNLLATLLLSQGVPMLLHGDELGRTQHGNNNTYAQDSEIAWMDWVNIDRPLMEFTAAVIQLRHSHPTFRRKRFFTGTTVRIGEAGEDRLNDIVWLHLDGHPMEDGDWDGGSQAIGMYLNGNGIAGKDARGATITDEHFLLYFNADGPADITLPPEEYSAAWDVVINTGGSADAAETCPAGSSFHMESSSLLVLREHREPEPETDHSVAASVAASVASQTRNG
- a CDS encoding serine/threonine-protein kinase; the encoded protein is MTASFPTPGDSIGRFRVIAQLGAGGMGVVYDALEVNLERRVALKVISPQLAGDPEFRARFASEARALASLDSPHVVQVYAHGEEDGYLYIATQLIPDGDLGQMLTRWGPAPLGKALELIEQVASGLHDAHTAGFVHRDIKPGNVLVRRRGPDTVQAYLGDFGIARRVDAEVTRIGSVVAGTPSYMAPELHSGAQAGVSTDIYSLGCLLWVALTGQPPYSGVTEFEIAGAHMTSPVPQLPTVSPMTEALNRALRVSMAKEPGHRYRSALALRDDLRECLRMTDDPAYGVHAATLSGSAPTQTGGGAPHRTPTPSVPPSSSPHQQGQPGQHGTPRHLAASAPTGPPPSGPPGAHGAPPRSSGGSSRGSRRGLWIGLSAAAVAIIVGGGAAIVAGTGGDGGNGGNGGNGGTGGTGGGGTEAGGRSAESQEFLDSEADAILLAAEKDMRVLDSVRMSGTVDQDGQPGGVEMTITSAGNCDGELSIGDGAAQLRRIDGEAWLRPDRAFLEASNTDGSVDVDLFMTLIGDKWLKADAAQSEDFADLCDLDELLEGDGGTSEGEATKGEVTEIDGQEVVAITTADGSDTTVAQVRLEAPHYVLRLENDADNGRFDLSGFDEPFTAQAPPADEVIDPNDFTG
- a CDS encoding acyl-CoA dehydrogenase family protein; its protein translation is MKREIYGEDHEAFRASVKEFLDRSVVPHVEQHAADKALPREFWTAAGAQGFLGLEIPDQYGGSRDLAEGDYRFNAVLLEELSKVNAALGSCVGIHADIVAPYLVELTTEEQRARWLPGVASGEILTAIGMTEPSGGSDLAALRSSAVRDGDDWVVNGSKTFITNGYSADLVVTAVRTSPEKKAKGITLFAVPTDAEGFSRGRKLDKVGQDESDTAELFLDDVRLTDDDIVGELDLGFVHMMQNLPQERLGCAISNLAHARQILGETLVYAQERAAFGAAIGTFQHNKFLLAELFTQVDVTQAYVDACVVAHAKQELTPVDAAKAKWWTSQVQNDILDHCVQLHGGYGYMNEYRVARAWRDARVSKIWAGSNEIMKELIGRDLGL